The Ciona intestinalis chromosome 9, KH, whole genome shotgun sequence genome contains the following window.
ATATTCAGCTAATGTACAACCGCTAACGTCTACGATTAAGTTCATTATTCTTTGGGTCCACAAGTATAGAGTAAACTAACGTTCTTTCCTGAAATGTACTTGCTCCTTAAAGTTCACAAAAATCCACAATTGACAAAACTTCACTTTGATTATTTCTTTTAGCGGCAACGGCGTAACAACAACACGGGAGTGGCCAGCACTCATAGACCGGTAAAACGTATCATGGTATGCCGTCTAGACTATGCTGATGGAAAACACATGCGCAGGTCATTCTCGCGTTCACACTATTGAATGTTCAAGCTCTAGTTAAGCAAATCACATTTAATTCATTTCGAACTTCTGCTGTCAACAACTATCTTTCTGCTTCGTCGATGACGTAAGATTTTGTTCTTGTGAGCATGCGCCGcaatgtatgacgtcacaatccatAACAGCTGACTTGTGTAGTATCGCAACCCCATGACGTTGGCCAGTCACGCTTAGCATTACAGCTTATAGTTAGCAGGCAGTCGTATATACCGCTAGTTATGTCGTGGAAATATTTGGACGATGTTCTTCTTCGTCTCAGTAAGAACTCGACTCTGCTCGGGAAATATTGGATTGCGACTGTTTTGCTTCTGAGGTAACTCGTGTTTCGGCGTTAACACTCGTCGTATtacctttttaaaagtttcagtCTGGTTGTTGGGGAAATGAGGCAATTCTGGGCTAAATCCTGGGTCCGCGATTAAGGACTTCTTCCATACAACTGTTTAGAAAAGTTTCTTGTCCCATCTATGTagctttgtggttgattattgTTTTGGATTTTCCATAATGAACTGCAGTTTGTTTTCCTTGTTGTAGACTTGTGGTGTTGACGGTGTTTGGTGAAAGTGTTTGGAGCGACGAACAACGAGAGTTTACATGCAACACTAAACAACCTGGTTGCGAAAATGTAAGTTAAGCGCATCAGGTTTTGCGGGAATTTTATATTTCGGTGGAGTTTTATTACAACACCATATGCGTTTAACCATCTTACTGCATGTTATGTACATGGTCAATTAGGCATTTTCATGCCATATGTATGTAGATCGACGCCTTCATGCAAAGACCTTGTGTAAAGCTTGAATCTTTCTTTTCACTTTTTCATCTCTCATTAAGTTCTAAACTTTTCTtccctgtttttttttaacgaaaGATCAAATACgacttaaaaaaagattaatgaTATTACCCACAACTACActatttacacatatttcaACGATTTCTTTCACATTTCCCACCCACGACTCAGgtgtgttttaatacatttgCCCCTGTTTCAAATGTTCGAATGTGGGGGTTGCAGATTCTTGCTGTCTCTGTTCCTGGAGCTTTATACTTTGTCTACGTCATGCACGTGGTAAGTGTAAGTAATCTAAGCATGATCTCAACATGCAGTTCCAGGTGTTCCaaacacttttatattttcattctattgtaCGTAGGAGAGGTCCACAGTGTGGCACGCTCTCCTGTTGGGCCAGAATTAATTTGCGAATTATTCTAGTACTTAAAGTGCTACTACGTGAACCTCGCAAGAAGagatattttaattacttaATAAGCTTGGTGTCCGGAAAGACTTTTTAGTTATTAAATAACCTACTTTCCAATGTGATCATTAAGTTTTGAAAAGTCTTTAAAGTCTGTTGCACTTTCGAAATTTATGATCTGTATAAATCTTAACTTTCTTTTCAACTTCTATATACTGCATCCCCATTCTCCCCTTCTTCTTAGGTTTCCCGAAAAAAACTTTCTGGTGATGACATTTTTCTGGAAAACGACAAAGTCAAAACATCCGATCTTTCCACAGCCGCAAACGAACGTAATTTTATATTCTAGTTGTACTACGTTATAAATCGACGTAACTCTTCTTTCTTTTCCTTACTGATAAAGTCTAACCATTTGACTTTGTGCTACCTCCTATGTAACAGAACGAGTAACATATGAGTTTATGAACCGGTATTTAGGAGTCCGCACAGCGAACAAAAGGTGGAAAGTACTTACAAACCATGTTATACCATCTGAGCTCCATAAAACGAGAGGACAATGCATTTGGCGGCTTTACCTGCTGCAGATATTCAGTCGAATGCTTATCGAATGCGTTTTTATAATGCTGCAGTACACCGTTTACTTCTACAGGTATACTCCTGGTTTtcctttttgttgttttttgggtaaaaaaaactctgAAATTTTAGGTTTCAAGCTTATAGTATCCATATATACCGATGACCTGCTTGCCTGACCAATTTACCTCAAAGTTTAAATTCCAAAAGTTCGTTCCTAATTATTATCCTCTTCCCTTCAACGAAGATGGACAGTACCTCAGGTGTTCCGGTGCCAAGTTTGGCCATGCCCACACACCGTGGATTGCTTCATTAGTCGACCACAGGAGAAAACCGTTTTCTTCCGCTACATGTACGTCATTTCCGCCTTCTCGATTCTTCTCAGCATCGGGGAGTTGTTATACATCGGCTGGATTGGCGCAAGGTGAAAATTCCACCATATTTGCTAAAATGTTCCCTTTCTCTTTTTAATTCTTACTCTTTtacttctattctatatgggcgaggtcTTTGGGGGGGACATTGTAAATTAGGCTAGACTTGGTCCATTACTCGACACTCTTTCCCTGTCCTCCTTTAACCCTGTCCTCCTTTCCTTCCTCCCATCAACAGACGAGCTTGCAGTCACAGGAAAGGCACCAAGCTCACGGGAAAGCCCCTTCACCCTAAATACATTGACGAATGGAGAACTCGTGATATCAAAGTGATGCCTCGAGGTGCTTTATTGGATCGTGTTTCTTCATCAGAATGCAGCGACTCGCAACCCCCAACACCCATATCTAAACATGAGGATTACGTCGATATGCAATCCAACAACCTCATCAGTTATTTGTAGAAACCCTTTCTCATTATTCtgcatgttgttttgttcacTAGTTCGtacaaacttaacaaaaatacaCACGGGATTCTATTTCGATTGTGGCAAGTAATTTTCCTCTTTCCATACTCAAACGAGTCTATTTTGTCCAAcgtataaattaaaagcattGGAAATAAGTCGTGCGCATCGCACAGAACAGGATTACATATTAAAAGACACAGTGACGTGGGTACATGTTGATTTAGTTTGCTTTGAGATTATGGGCTTAATTGGTATATCTGTATTGTATAGTGTTCGGGATGATTCGgcaattttcgttttttattcCGAAAATTTCGTCAACGTTCGGAAATACGTATTAATCCAACAAAAGCTGGATAAATTATTCCCACTTCTCCCAGCcaaataaatattctgtgGTCGATAAATCTATAATGGTTACATAACCATTTTTCATTATGATAGAAATTTAAGGTAATCCCAAAATCGTTACAAAGGACTCTGAACGACCGCATGTTGTTGAGTTCTTGTGCAATACGTTTGCCAGTATGCCGATATATACGTTTACGcctttgttatatatagtcgtgtgggggaagatgggacacctttagcacataatatccaaacaccctgtccatgttttaaacaaataataacggtctattagagtcgtgcggatacggttttatatttctttgaatgttttttgtttactgccatgcgggacgagaaaatagtataaaaaggtgtcccatcctactataattcAAATATTGCGAGCAGCCAACCACTATCCCAACACTTAATTATTGCGACCAAGTTAACTGGTGTCGACCATCAGCGATTTTTCTTCCGTTTATGGCTCGCTCTTGGCACAACAAGCAAATCGTGGTTGGTCCTATGATGCGTCTTTTTTTGTCTTTGCTTCGACGGCGACGCCCGTATAACGTTAACAGATGGTACTTTGCTATGTTGTGGGCGGCAGTCATCTTTGCTCTTGTGCTTTGCGAGAATCTCAGTCCCGCTCAACGATCGCCTGAAGCATCGTTGGGTAACCCTCTGTTTCTGTGGTGACGTAATTTCAACAACTAGAAGATCATCTGCACAATCAGAACGATTGGAGTCGACACATGTCATCACATTTTCGCCCTTTGTGTTTGCCGGGATATGTGGGATcctatgaataaatgtaacttgttttatccttttGTGGCgcagttgttaaaacgacagttgttaaaattataacaagaCGTTTTAGGAACACCTTGGTCCGCTTACGTTGAATgtatgttatatgtatatatgtgttactgtgtgggtgattataaCTATCACTGAACAAAGTTACCTCTCGTTTCCTCCTTCCCCAAGCAAAGATGTCAACAGACCACCTTGTACATTCGCTGCTTTCTCAGCGAGATGATACAAACTACCTGCGTCACGGATCCACTGCTCTTCGTTCCAATGCATCGCGCGCGCCAACCGGCGGCCAATTCGAATGCAAAATTCGTTGACAGGATGCGTCTGAAAAATCGAGTGTTTCTCGAGTTTGGGCCCTCACAAGCGAGTTTGActcaatttaaaatgtttgtgcaagtttttattgtataaatgtGAGGTGCGATACTTGGGGCACGCAACGAAATCTGGTATTTATGCCATTGACCATTTTAGGTAATACATAATGTTCTCCTAATGTCATTAACTATTAGCTTCGTGCATTTGATTCATTCTATAAAGAATCCCATGTCACATCATTGCAATATAACGTCAACGccacatgacgtcatcaccatATGACGTCACTCACTTTTTTCTGCCATCCCATCACCTCCTTGTCTTCCTTCCTCATTGCTGGCATCGCAGTCTTCCTGATCACGATGGCAGTCTCCCGCATTCCACAGAAACTTGCCCACTCGTCAGCTTGCAACCCGCGTCCCCAATCTCGCTTCGTAACATCCGCACCTAACGATAAAATGCCAAGCATCATTCACTTTTATGACAGGACCACATTCGTACAgatttgtccaaattacccATATGCTCGGGTAATTCATGAATGCTTACGTACTAGTAATACAGCTTTACGATGcttcttttattttgtagaTATTATGCTACGTCAATCAgcatttatttacaaaaacatgaatttaaaCTGTACTGAGATTTTAGGTACTCGCAAATAAGGTTGACAGCGGTTATTATAAAGACGTTGAGTATGACATCCACTGCCGTATTTAAATGTTCCAAGCGTCAAtgaaattctataaatataccTGCTATAATAAGTCTCTTGGCGCAATTGGTTTTCCCATGCAGTGCCGCCTTCATTAGTGCAGTAAACCCGTTGTTATTCTCCGCATCGACTGTGATTTCGCCGTGTAGGAAAAACAGCAAGTAGCTCACAATGCTGTCGAAGCCTAGGCGAAGAAATACCGTTTTTAATCCAGTTGAgccgttaaaagattattaattatgcctggtagcagaagtaacagaataattAAAGTTATGCTATGTATAACCTGCTTGTGCTGCGTGCATAAGCGCTGTGTTTCCTTCGCTGTCCTGTTCGTTCACGTCGACTTCTGCCATCTGCAATAAATTCTGAACCACCAACAAGTTTCCCGTAGCGCATGCCGAAATTAGTTGTGTCTAAATcgaaacaaatatagtagggtggggagacacctttagctcacaTTTCTGGCACTTCGtgtttgttttcaattaaatgcaCTTGGGAAACAGTCGTTTCTATGATGAAGTCGAATCAAACGTTTGTAAATTGAATTAGAATTGCCGCTGGAGAATCAATAGCACGAGTTCTCGattataagtttatattttttataaaacagaatcgtttttttaatgtacttATTAGTCACTTGTATACAAGCGTtatgtttgttgtaaaaacgGGATATCTTGTGCACGCGGTTAGAGagctttttattcaataacttTGTACGTAGTCCAACACACGAACGATCAGATTGTACCATCTTGTCAATGCTCATCAACGAATCAAAACCAGTTCCCTCGCCTTCATAGTGTTTATATGCAGATATATGCTTATGCGCAACGAATAAAGAATTAAATTACCATACTGTCCAAACACGTATGTTTGTTTGTAGTGTATGCATACGTGTGGAAATATTTGCATATGATGcatattatagttttaatacaacCCGACCAATTATATCTCTTCATTTACATGTACGCTAAACGACCGCCATTGCCCCTAATTCGGAATGCATTGTCCGCTTTAAGGCGTGCAATTAACCGAgacataaatttttaaacacccTCTAAATCGACCGTTTTACGAAAGTCGTTCGACAATTACTCCAATGCTAACCAACGCATGATTACGGTTGTGTTCACAATGCTTCGAACAGTTGGTTTCGTTTTGTGTCCGCTTGGACGTATATGttgtactgcggggtaagatgggacacctttagcagataaGATACAAATAcatcctgaacgtgttttaaccagCAACGGGccatgggggtcgtgaggatagggttttataattctttgaatattcttttttactaccaaatggggcgaggaaataaaaaggtgtcctatcttttctCACCTTGCTATATGTATGATTCTCCCCCAAATCTacgttatttaaattgttgcaATCTTGATCAGCGATAAATTCTGTTTACATCATTGGGCTTACAATCATATCGTATCTATAAGACTTAGCAGCAGCGGGCAGAATGATTACAATGACGCAGCGTAACCGCACAGATGTTTAACGTTCAATTTAGCGGGATGTTGTTTAAGTGGATGTCCTTACATTTACGGGAGGATTTTCCACGCCAACGATTAAAGTTAATCACCCCAAAAGAAGTTTTCTGGTTATCGCGTTCTTGTATTTCCTACATTCTACATGACTTGTGCGAAAAAAAACGAATCAATTATTGGAACGTGGCCAAagctaaagtttaaaacacaaggtCTTTGTACTTACTTTCTGTGAACTTTCGTTTGGCCCAGCAACCTTGGGCAGGGAGAATCGCAATAGTGACATCACGCAGTTCCCGTCCCTGTCAAAACCATGATCGATTTTTATAGCTAATACATTAGCCACACTTGCATATATGATAAACCACATATGGACCGTGTTACGTAATTGCTTATTGCGCTGAATATCCACCCGCACAAATGGTTGTAAATATATCTGAATATTTCACTTACTATATACATGTTCTATGCGTGCTTGTaacattaataatttaaatatgacgAGCCTATATATCATAATTCAAACTAAACTTAACAAACAGTAGCACTACGTTTTATTAATTCGACATTCTGTTTATAGGATATTCATacaatttctgttaaaaatctttttttttttaatttggttaGAGTATCTAAAAtgcattataaaattaaaaaacggaGCTTGAGGTATTCTCGTATATGCAGTCTTTACCATACTAATATACCTTTTTCCGTTTATCTATACcatcatatatttttgttctgtGTTGCTTTATGTTATCTAACATTATAACTTTTGCAGCATTTGCAAATAGGTCAAAACTAGGTTCACGCTGTTATCGATAAAATGATGTATTATATCTACACCGATGTTGCAATGATAGCGAGCTTTTTCATTTATATCGCGCCTTCGTaaccaatttaataattttcataatacacaatgtaacttacttcgCTAATACTCCCAAGTCCTGAAGTGTCTCGGTTTCATTTTTCCCAGATATTTGTTCTTCTTCTTCGTTTTCATTGTCgtactttttattttccaacTCCTTTCCCATAGTATCACAAAACGCATCCAGTTTTATATTAGCAGTTAGTTTCAAATTTACCAAAATCCGCTACTTCTCTGGGCTAAATTAAAGACACATGAATCTACAACCAACAACCGCCCTCCCTGCTTTACCAAACCATTGTCTGCAATGACACCTCGCATATGGCGCGACCTTGctcgtctgtgacgtcataatcggtTTACTTGCATGGTTACATCGCGTAATGTACAGATGATAATTCCCAGCCTTATTGATCTAGCTATAAGACGACAGCTTCGTAGCCATAGTACATTACTCATAGCGATCTAGCAAcgtataactttaaatatgtttctttGCAGAACTTTTTGCGCCAAGCAGCGAAGAGCAACAACAGCAGTAAAGGGAAGATAAGATCACTCGTTACCACAACGTACCATATCCCCAACCACACGAGATTGCGGTTTGAATTTTATTGATCGATTCTACATAAAGTCTATTAAATGCCATTCAATTCACCGTAAGCCTCATTGAACAATATTCTTCTTGGTCAGGTTTTCTAGCTGTTGCTAATGGCGTTATTGGGTAAATAAGACCAAAATTACACCCGCAAGACGATGCTGTTGCGTAGTCACTTTAAATTTCAACGAAAcagagtttttttttccagaaaaCTGATTAATCAGTGTTGCAATTTACCAAagacataaattatttttttacatgtagAGTTACAATACCGTTtctatttgattttaaaaaatcgtctTTCCGCTATTACCTGGCCCGTTATTCCCCGATTAACCTACAGTATTCACCGAAAGCAGTATATACGTGATTATGTTACATCAGTAACGCCATCTGTTCCATTTACCTCCAACAGGAAGTTAACGGTTTTAGTCTTTTCTGTACATTTTCATAATCACGTGATGTACTCACCCACTAAGTCGCATGCTACAGCTACGTGACTTGTAGCATGATTTTTTGCTGCGATTTCTCGAAACATTAGTCTACATTGTACaacgtattttattttaccaaaatttataaaaaactttacttttcAATCTGCTTAATGAACGTCTTTTACCTCGAATGGTCGGTATTAGCAATGTACTTGCGTTAACAACTAGTAACCGCAATCTTTCGTAGTAAGCATGAACTATAGTGTTGCTGGTTACGTAATCTTCCGCTTTTCTAAGACGTAATTTGTCAGATGCGACAAATTCAAGTTGTCCTAATGATGTTTTGTGAGGAACGGCACGTCCTTGCCATAGactaaacaaacaacactAAGGGTCAGTTTCTTGGAGCATTTTGAACGTgtatgtatgacgtcatcagcgtGACTTCATCGCCGGACCTCGTCAGTTTATTCCGTAATGCGGTAGCTCGCCGTGGGTATAATGGCAGCTAATTTGGCCCATTATCAGTGATTACCCACTAATTAGGGCGGGATTAGGAGTCGAACCAAACAGCCGATGGAGCGTACGAAGGTGAGAGCTACATCGAGCTCGCTTTCGTCATCGCTCGGTCGAAATTTTGCCACTAATTCACGCGTCGGTTCGGTGTCAAGCCGCGAGAGCGTTATTGGAAGCGACGTGGGCGCGATAAAATGGCCAGCCTGCTTCATTCTGCCACCATACCCACCCGCCAGCAGCCTTGGTACTGTTTAAAAGATCCGGACTGCCGAAAGAGCCAAACACTTTGCTGGTGGAATGGTGTGGACGACATCAGGCAAAGATATGTCTTGTAGAAACAGAACCTTGTATATCGAGATTTGAATTAACGGGTGTGGCAAAGAAATGAACAGAGATATACGGCCAAGCTGGTAGTATGCAGGGCAGTTGTGTCAAGACGTTCTTAAGGCATTATTATGCGTGCGTGGCAGGTACAGCAATTATTACGAGGCCGGAGTTCTGAGTTTGCATAACGGACGCGTGCCAAGTGCAAATTTGTTATCAGGTAGATTAGTTCTTTTTCACGCCCCCCTAGTTGTTGCAGGAAGTTGTAGAAGCGCCAGGCTCGGCACCGAGACACACTTCATTAAACGGAAAGGCGGCGTTTCTGAGTGATAAGTTTGTTGCAAGTACACTGTATAGGCGGTTTCCAATGAAATTTGATACATGTGTTGTCTTATCAAATGGCACGCGATATATAGCCGCACAGGAACCCGTTATAACTAATGCTCGCGTATGAGTTATGATGTGATTAATGCAATCAAACAGTAGATCTTGATTTCCCGACCTCACCTCTTTGAAAGTCGCGCCCACAGTTGACTCGCGACGGGTTAGTACGTTTCTGACGTCATACATGGCACTTGATTCACGTAATGAGAGGAAGGCCCATCAAAATGTCACAATGATTACGGCTGAATGAAAGCAAGTATAAAGCACTTGTAGACATTCGCATATAAAGGCATGGTAGATCGTTCATAATGGTCGTTTATTTGGCCGCTGTAGTATTTCAGGACCACGACGTAACCGTGgagtaaaattaaagtttaagctCGTTTAATGCGGAGGTAGCAATTATCGGTTATTTCTTACAGTTCACATGTTACAGGCGTGAACCCAGCATCGCACCCAAGAAAGAGCGTTAGTTTTAGCAGCTTGTATATACGATCTGTAATTGTCACCTTTTGCAATCTGAACGTGGGAGATTACTACGCGCCAAGCTGCAACTATCTATACGTCACAGGTCACGTGCTCAAACAACCAGCGTGCGTCCAGGTccggaaaaaaattaacttcgTCCTGGAATCAACTAAAAGGCGAGAAACGGAAATACATTATTCAGATCGTGATTTACGTTGAGTCGAAATAACAGCAACAAGGATTTGAAGAAAAAGACATTGAATTACGGACTCATGAAAAAATCGAGCGCAGTAACGTCCTGGCTAAAGCGAATCTTCATTCTGTGCCTTCAAGTAATGCTGACCTTACAAGTTCTTTCACCCATTATGTGTGTCGAGGGTACGGGAGCTCCACGATGGTGGTAAGTGTGTGATATATTTAAAGTCGTAAATACTATAGTGTAATGAATGGAGTTCCCCGGGTTTTAAGGTAATCATCTTGTCTTAGCGGCGGAAGTGCAGCTGTTGTATCTTGCACAAATTAGATGCTAATTGCCACGCTGTTCAACGACCAAATTTCGTCGAAATTGCTAAATCTGTTAGTTTCAACGTTATTATCGCACGAGTGCCTAATATGGGCCAGCCGCGGGGAAATTGGgacattagttttattttgttacgcAACAAAATACTCCGCCCACGTAACCTATATACAATTGTCAATATTCGACTACAATGAACGTAATTCTAGCTTGAAAATCTTTCCTCAATCATTTTATCTTTGCGAGATCTCGAGCATTGTAAAGTTTGGAGGCG
Protein-coding sequences here:
- the LOC100177929 gene encoding gap junction gamma-2 protein-like, with translation MNRYLGVRTANKRWKVLTNHVIPSELHKTRGQCIWRLYLLQIFSRMLIECVFIMLQYTVYFYRWTVPQVFRCQVWPCPHTVDCFISRPQEKTVFFRYMYVISAFSILLSIGELLYIGWIGARRACSHRKGTKLTGKPLHPKYIDEWRTRDIKVMPRGALLDRVSSSECSDSQPPTPISKHEDYVDMQSNNLISYL
- the LOC100178707 gene encoding uncharacterized protein LOC100178707, yielding MGKELENKKYDNENEEEEQISGKNETETLQDLGVLAKDGNCVMSLLRFSLPKVAGPNESSQKTQLISACATGNLLVVQNLLQMAEVDVNEQDSEGNTALMHAAQAGFDSIVSYLLFFLHGEITVDAENNNGFTALMKAALHGKTNCAKRLIIAGADVTKRDWGRGLQADEWASFCGMRETAIVIRKTAMPAMRKEDKEVMGWQKKTHPVNEFCIRIGRRLARAMHWNEEQWIRDAGSLYHLAEKAANVQGGLLTSLLGEGGNERIPHIPANTKGENVMTCVDSNRSDCADDLLVVEITSPQKQRVTQRCFRRSLSGTEILAKHKSKDDCRPQHSKVPSVNVIRASPSKQRQKKTHHRTNHDLLVVPRASHKRKKNR